From a region of the Sminthopsis crassicaudata isolate SCR6 chromosome 6, ASM4859323v1, whole genome shotgun sequence genome:
- the TLR6 gene encoding toll-like receptor 6, with product MTVILWDVHCSTMGNPRSPIISTSHFVHIFMLILGSRIQHSLGNDFIGNYSNSFLSHVLSRLSSKTTILDLSLNNITELQIEDFKPLRKLRVLKLSYNRIQHLDMNVFRFNQHLEYLDLSHNKLRKISCHHLMNLIHLDISFNEFEALPICEEFANMSRLDFLGLSATRIQKSDLVPIGHLNLSHILLDLERFHGKKGTLEDLPVLNTKTLRIILPLNRAFSVQLNMSVYNLRHFELLNINVDDDKCSIFTDFLSKIINNAKFLNLTLYHIETTWKCLIESLQFLWREPVEYLHIYNLTLVEKINFEPFNYYETSLKGLKIELCTIKVYIFSQTVLYYFFSNMNIKMLTLSSTRMLHMLCPSKPSPFQYLNFANSLFTESLFQDCENLTLLQTLILQKNKFTRLSKISLMTEKMKSLKHLDLSQNSISYEGKKTCNWAESLLVLNLSSNELTDSVFRCLPPRVTVLDLHRNKIRSIPKDMINLESLQELNVASNSLVDLPGCSTFRRLSTLVITYNSVSHPSTHFFDSCQNIKSLQAGDNPFMCTCRLREFSKNIATLSDHVVRGWPHSYQCAFPESYKGTQLKDFRLSPFSCNLVLITVTVLLIGLVLMALTAFLCIHYDLPWYLRMALQWTQTRRRARNISLDQLERTYQFHAFISYSERDSAWVKQELLPNLEHENIKICLHERNFVPGKSIVENIINCIEKSHKSIFILSPNFIQSEWCHYELYFAHHKLFHEGSDNLLLILLEPIPQCSIPTRYHKLKALMAQRTYLEWPKEKSKQVFFWANIRAAFNVKLALVTEDGDI from the coding sequence ATGACAGTGATCCTTTGGGATGTCCACTGCAGCACTATGGGTAATCCCAGGTCACCAATCATCAGTACATCTCATTTTGTTCACATCTTTATGCTGATCCTTGGGAGTAGAATCCAGCACTCTTTGGGAAATGACTTTATAGGCAACTATTCAAACAGCTTTCTCAGTCACGTTCTGAGCCGCCTATCATCGAAAACAACAATCTTAGATCTGTCACTAAACAATATAACTGAACTTCAGATTGAGGACTTCAAACCTCTTCGGAAGCTGAGAGTTTTAAAACTTTCTTATAATAGGATCCAGCATCTTGATATGAATGTGTTTAGATTCAACCAGCATTTGGAATACTTGGATTTATCCCACAATAAATTAAGGAAGATTTCTTGCCATCATCTCATGAATCTCATACATTTAGACATCTCATTCAATGAATTTGAAGCTCTCCCCATCTGTGAGGAATTTGCTAACATGTCCCGACTCGATTTCCTGGGACTGAGTGCTACAAGAATACAAAAATCAGACTTAGTACCAATTGGCCACTTGAATCTAAGTCACATCCTATTGGATCTAGAAAGATTTCATGGAAAAAAAGGCACCCTGGAGGATCTTCCAGTTTTGAATACAAAGACACTACGAATTATCCTCCCTCTAAATAGAGCGTTTTCTGTCCAATTGAATATGTCAGTGTATAACTTAAGACATTTTGAACTACTTAATATTAATgtagatgatgataaatgttcaaTTTTCACTGACTTTTtgtcaaaaataattaataatgcaAAATTTCTGAATCTTACCCTATACCATATTGAAACTACTTGGAAATGCTTGATAGAAAGTCTTCAGTTTCTTTGGCGGGAACCCGTGGAATATCTTCATATCTACAACCTAACATTggtggaaaaaattaattttgaaccaTTTAACTATTATGAAACTTCACTGAAAGGACTAAAAATAGAACTTTGTACCatcaaagtttatatattttcacaaactgttttgtattatttcttttcaaatatgaaCATAAAAATGTTAACATTATCAAGTACCCGTATGTTGCATATGCTTTGCCCTTCTAAGCCAAGCCCATTCCAGTATTTGAACTTTGCTAACAGTCTTTTCACAGAGAGTCTTTTCCAAGATTGTGAAAACTTAACCCTCTTACAAACACTCATCTTACAAAAGAACAAATTTACACGCCTTTCCAAAATCTCTCTCATGACGGAGAAAATGAAGTCTCTGAAACATCTGGATTTAAGCCAGAATTCCATCAGTTATGAAGGTAAAAAAACCTGCAACTGGGCTGAAAGTCTATTGGTCCTAAATCTGTCTTCCAATGAGCTCACTGACTCTGTCTTCAGATGTTTACCTCCCAGGGTCACAGTGCTGGATCTACACAGAAACAAAATCAGGAGCATCCCTAAAGACATGATCAATCTGGAATCTTTGCAAGAACTAAATGTTGCTTCTAATTCTTTAGTTGATCTTCCGGGGTGCAGTACTTTTAGAAGGCTTTCCACGTTGGTCATCACATATAATTCAGTTTCCCACCCATCTACTCATTTCTTCGACAGCTGCCAGAATATTAAATCACTACAAGCAGGAGACAACCCATTCATGTGTACCTGCAGGCtaagagaatttagcaaaaatATAGCCACGTTATCGGACCACGTGGTGAGGGGATGGCCACATTCGTACCAGTGTGCCTTTCCAGAGAGCTATAAGGGGACTCAGTTAAAAGACTTTCGCTTGTCTCCCTTCTCGTGTAATTTAGTTCTGATCACCGTCACTGTTCTCCTCATTGGATTAGTTCTGATGGCTCTTACAGCTTTTCTGTGCATCCACTATGACCTGCCGTGGTACCTGAGGATGGCATTACAATGGACTCAGACACGACGCAGAGCTAGGAACATCTCCTTGGACCAACTCGAAAGAACGTACCAGTTTCATGCTTTTATTTCCTATAGTGAACGGGACTCTGCCTGGGTAAAGCAGGAGCTGCTTCCCAACCTAGAGCATGAAAACATCAAGATTTGCCTTCACGAGAGAAACTTTGTCCCCGGAAAGAGCATTGTGGAAAACATTATAAACTGTATAGAGAAAAGCCACAAGTCTATCTTCATTTTGTCCCCCAACTTCATTCAGAGTGAATGGTGCCATTACGAGCTTTACTTTGCTCACCACAAACTTTTTCATGAAGGTTCTGATAACTTACTCCTTATCTTACTGGAACCCATCCCGCAGTGCAGCATCCCTACCCGGTATCACAAGCTGAAAGCTCTCATGGCACAGAGAACTTATTTGGAATGGCCCAAAGAGAAGAGTAAGCAGGTGTTCTTTTGGGCTAACATTAGAGCAGCGTTTAATGTCAAATTAGCATTAGTTACAGAAGATGGTGACATTtag